The following coding sequences are from one Seonamhaeicola sp. ML3 window:
- a CDS encoding low molecular weight protein-tyrosine-phosphatase, with protein sequence MTKILMVCLGNICRSPLAEGILKSKLSNNFLVDSAGTANYHTGSQPDPRSIAVARKHGLEISHLKGRQFTANDFDTFDYIYAMDQSNYLNVIRLARNEDDRNKVEMILNLVHPNQDYDVPDPYYGGDQGFENVYQMLDEACDIIAERLS encoded by the coding sequence ATGACTAAAATACTAATGGTTTGTCTTGGCAATATTTGTCGTTCGCCATTAGCCGAGGGTATTCTTAAATCAAAACTTTCTAATAATTTCTTAGTCGATTCTGCAGGCACAGCCAATTATCATACTGGCAGCCAACCAGATCCTCGCTCTATAGCGGTTGCTAGAAAACATGGTTTAGAAATATCTCATTTAAAGGGAAGACAATTTACCGCAAATGATTTTGATACCTTCGATTACATTTATGCAATGGACCAATCCAACTATCTGAATGTAATTAGATTAGCTAGAAATGAAGACGACAGAAACAAAGTTGAAATGATTTTAAATCTAGTTCATCCTAATCAGGATTATGATGTCCCTGATCCTTATTACGGAGGAGACCAAGGTTTTGAAAATGTTTACCAAATGCTGGACGAAGCCTGTGATATTATTGCCGAAAGATTAAGCTAA
- a CDS encoding SAM-dependent methyltransferase, whose protein sequence is MDNEKGNLYLIPTTLGDNDPVEVLPISVKETIEKLDTFIVENGKTARRFIKKIAPSKPQPSLNLFILNKHTETTELPGFLEPCLNGKNIGLLSEAGCPGVADPGADVVKIAHQKNIKVVPLVGPSSILLALMGSGMNGQSFAFNGYLPIDKGDRKNELRRLERLSFDHNQSQIFIETPYRNNKMLEDITSVLGGNTDVCVACDITLPSEFIKTKSVSLWKKNMVDLHKRPTIFIIHKS, encoded by the coding sequence ATGGATAACGAAAAAGGTAATCTATATTTAATTCCAACAACTTTAGGAGATAACGACCCTGTAGAAGTACTTCCAATATCAGTAAAAGAAACCATCGAAAAGTTAGACACTTTTATTGTTGAAAACGGAAAAACAGCCAGAAGGTTTATCAAAAAAATAGCGCCTAGCAAGCCGCAACCAAGTTTAAATCTTTTCATTTTAAACAAACACACAGAAACTACTGAGTTGCCCGGGTTTTTAGAACCCTGCCTAAACGGTAAAAACATTGGCCTATTATCTGAGGCGGGTTGCCCAGGTGTAGCCGATCCCGGAGCTGATGTTGTAAAAATTGCACACCAAAAGAATATAAAAGTTGTGCCGCTTGTCGGCCCCTCTTCTATTCTGCTTGCCCTTATGGGTTCTGGCATGAATGGGCAAAGCTTTGCATTTAACGGTTACCTTCCTATCGATAAAGGCGATAGAAAAAATGAATTACGACGATTGGAACGCTTGTCATTTGACCACAACCAATCTCAAATATTTATTGAAACACCATATCGAAACAACAAAATGTTAGAAGACATCACTTCGGTTTTGGGCGGAAATACTGATGTCTGTGTGGCTTGTGATATTACATTACCTTCAGAATTCATTAAAACGAAATCCGTGAGCCTATGGAAAAAAAATATGGTAGACCTACATAAAAGACCTACCATATTTATTATTCATAAAAGCTAA
- a CDS encoding peptidoglycan-binding protein LysM, with product MVRNIARYFTLGLTIGILLYVSFSSNENVDLSKYSTKGLDLNYTVNPDDVRDRGLIASNEVFTPYLGKSFVGFKEAVAFKESRGDYACVNTFGYLGKYQFGAGTLKLIGINNPTEFLNDPKLQEKAFIANAERNKWILRRDIRNFVGKRINGVLVTESGILAAAHLAGPGSVKKYLRSYGLDNFADGFGTTVYTYMKRFSGYDTSFIKPNKKAKAI from the coding sequence ATGGTAAGAAATATTGCAAGATATTTTACCCTCGGGCTTACAATAGGTATTTTATTGTATGTTTCGTTTTCATCAAATGAAAATGTAGACCTGAGTAAGTATTCTACAAAGGGACTGGATTTGAACTACACTGTAAATCCAGACGATGTTAGAGACAGGGGTCTTATAGCATCTAATGAAGTTTTCACTCCTTATTTAGGTAAATCTTTTGTTGGTTTTAAAGAAGCGGTGGCTTTTAAGGAATCAAGAGGGGATTATGCTTGTGTAAATACCTTTGGGTATTTGGGTAAGTACCAATTTGGTGCGGGAACTTTAAAGCTTATCGGGATTAACAATCCGACAGAGTTTTTAAATGATCCTAAACTTCAGGAAAAGGCTTTTATTGCAAATGCTGAAAGAAACAAGTGGATTTTGAGACGAGACATCAGAAATTTTGTTGGTAAACGAATTAATGGTGTTTTAGTCACGGAATCTGGGATTTTAGCAGCAGCGCATTTGGCTGGACCTGGAAGTGTAAAAAAGTATTTGAGAAGTTACGGACTGGATAATTTTGCCGACGGATTCGGTACAACAGTCTACACATACATGAAACGTTTTTCTGGATATGATACTTCTTTTATCAAACCAAACAAAAAAGCAAAAGCTATATAG